In Chryseobacterium lactis, a single genomic region encodes these proteins:
- a CDS encoding T9SS type A sorting domain-containing protein: MRKIYFFFLLFCMQFLWAQFTENDIRFWVGTGSKKAYFVTDFNDNNTPESYAWGYRFDSNNLTMEDMINAIVTAEPKMAVDIPTGFLFSLTYNDHTPSTDDYWITWSGPGAENMTWNNGVGYTPLVDGNWYGVTYGSDDTVINTPPSVPVAAYSSQWYKSSQITNWIGTGSNKSLVVIDFGTDTTTGNANSFVFGIQYNGSINAEQALQLIQSQSSYFSFTEGNGQISNLSLNSFTGNTSGSESWKLYKGKDLSSWQQKADLSQIQLGNNDWLGLSFGQRRPFIPTEAIDATLGTSTVNKKVFNIYPNPASDFIQIDTTDSLKEVNIYSVTGQKVMTSQTARINIQSLHSGVYFVEIKTAKNSSIHKVVKK, from the coding sequence ATGAGAAAAATCTATTTCTTTTTCTTACTGTTTTGCATGCAGTTTTTATGGGCTCAATTTACAGAAAATGACATCCGTTTTTGGGTGGGAACAGGTTCTAAAAAAGCTTATTTTGTCACTGATTTTAATGACAATAATACTCCAGAATCTTATGCCTGGGGATATCGTTTTGACTCCAACAATTTAACCATGGAGGACATGATCAATGCTATTGTAACGGCAGAACCTAAAATGGCTGTTGACATTCCTACCGGCTTCCTTTTTAGCCTTACTTATAATGATCACACTCCTTCTACCGATGATTATTGGATTACCTGGTCCGGACCCGGCGCAGAAAATATGACCTGGAATAATGGTGTTGGCTATACTCCGCTAGTTGATGGAAACTGGTATGGGGTGACTTACGGATCTGATGATACCGTTATCAATACTCCGCCATCTGTACCTGTTGCAGCTTATAGTTCTCAATGGTACAAATCATCGCAGATTACTAACTGGATTGGAACCGGAAGTAATAAAAGTCTTGTGGTGATTGATTTTGGAACTGACACTACCACCGGAAATGCCAATTCTTTTGTCTTTGGAATTCAATACAACGGAAGTATAAATGCAGAACAGGCGCTGCAACTCATTCAAAGTCAAAGTTCTTATTTCAGTTTTACCGAAGGAAATGGTCAGATTTCTAACCTGTCACTTAATAGTTTTACCGGAAATACTTCCGGATCGGAAAGCTGGAAACTGTACAAAGGGAAAGACCTCTCAAGCTGGCAACAGAAAGCTGATCTTTCGCAGATCCAGTTGGGAAATAATGACTGGCTGGGCTTAAGCTTTGGACAAAGAAGACCATTTATCCCTACAGAAGCGATTGATGCAACACTTGGTACCTCAACGGTGAATAAAAAAGTTTTTAATATTTACCCAAATCCGGCCAGTGATTTTATTCAAATCGACACTACCGATAGCCTGAAAGAAGTAAATATTTATTCGGTTACCGGACAAAAAGTAATGACTTCCCAAACTGCAAGAATTAATATTCAGTCTTTACACTCAGGAGTGTATTTTGTTGAGATTAAAACAGCCAAAAACTCTAGTATTCACAAGGTTGTAAAGAAATAA
- a CDS encoding alanine dehydrogenase produces the protein MSTNIFTPFTEEELMPKEEKLEVIKKGKQFSIGIPKETCLNERRTCITPDAVQVLVEHGHEIIVESGAGEGSFFTDLQYSESGAKITNDPKEAFGQDLILKINPPTEDEIDFMKPNTYLVSALQINLRDKGYFLKLAEKKINAIAFEFIVDEYKQLALVRLIGEIAGTVSILYASELLALSNGLMLGGITGVRPAEVVILGAGIVGEFATKAAIGLGASMKVFDNSLSKLRRLHTMVDSRVPTSIIDPKELSKSLRRADVVIGALPRLNMTPIVTEDMVMKMKKGSVIIDITIDNGKVIETSELTTMEDPYIIKHGVIHCGLPNLTSRMPRTTTKAISNFFLSYILNYDEEGGFENMLIRKNEMKQSLYMYKGRHTKKIICDRFGLTYHDINLLIF, from the coding sequence ATGAGTACAAATATTTTTACTCCTTTCACAGAAGAAGAATTGATGCCGAAAGAAGAAAAATTGGAGGTGATAAAAAAAGGGAAACAATTCAGTATTGGAATACCTAAAGAAACCTGTCTTAATGAAAGGAGAACCTGCATTACTCCTGACGCAGTACAGGTACTGGTAGAACACGGCCATGAGATCATTGTAGAATCAGGGGCCGGAGAAGGATCTTTTTTTACAGATTTACAGTATTCCGAATCAGGAGCAAAGATCACCAATGATCCTAAAGAAGCTTTTGGACAGGATCTTATCCTGAAGATCAACCCTCCTACAGAGGATGAGATTGATTTTATGAAGCCCAATACCTATTTGGTTTCAGCCCTTCAGATCAACCTTAGAGATAAAGGATATTTCCTAAAACTTGCAGAGAAAAAAATAAATGCCATCGCGTTTGAATTTATTGTTGATGAATACAAACAACTTGCATTGGTACGCTTAATCGGCGAAATTGCAGGAACTGTATCTATTTTGTATGCCTCAGAATTATTAGCCTTATCTAATGGGTTAATGCTCGGTGGTATCACAGGAGTACGACCTGCAGAAGTGGTCATCCTTGGAGCAGGTATCGTAGGTGAATTTGCCACGAAGGCAGCCATAGGTTTAGGAGCCAGCATGAAAGTTTTTGATAATTCACTTTCGAAATTAAGAAGACTTCACACCATGGTTGACAGCCGCGTTCCTACCTCTATTATTGACCCGAAGGAACTTAGCAAAAGCTTGAGACGCGCCGATGTAGTAATAGGAGCCCTTCCAAGATTAAATATGACACCTATTGTCACTGAAGATATGGTGATGAAAATGAAAAAAGGCAGCGTCATCATCGATATTACCATAGACAACGGTAAAGTAATTGAAACTTCCGAGCTTACTACTATGGAAGATCCTTATATCATCAAACACGGCGTGATCCATTGCGGACTGCCGAACCTTACTTCAAGAATGCCGAGAACCACCACAAAGGCTATCTCGAATTTCTTCCTTTCCTATATTTTAAATTATGATGAGGAAGGCGGATTTGAAAATATGCTTATCCGCAAAAATGAAATGAAGCAGAGCTTATATATGTACAAAGGAAGACATACCAAAAAGATCATCTGCGACCGTTTCGGACTAACGTATCATGATATCAATCTTTTAATTTTCTAA
- the dnaG gene encoding DNA primase produces the protein MISKQSIDKIFSTIRVEEIVGEYVQLKRAGSNYKGLSPFHEEKSPSFVVSPSKQIWKDFSTGKGGTAISFLMEIENFTYPEALRHAAKKYGIEIEEDQREISEEAKHAQTEKDLLYKIHEIANTYFQEILWDDEEGRNIGFAYFKERELKDDIIKKFQLGYSPEKKNAFTTYALEKGYSKEILEKSGLSIFPENTPAGVDRFRERVIFPIHSFSGRVLGFGARILKNNVKTAKYLNSPETEIYHKSNVLYGLNQSKQSISRKNACLLVEGYMDVISLHMSGIENVVASSGTSLTTEQIKLIKRLTENVTILFDGDNAGIKASFRSIDMLLTEGMNIRVLLFPDGDDPDSFARKHPQEYVEKYIENEAMDFIDFKAEILLRDIGNDPIKKAEAIRDIVKSVSFVQNALKREVYLKEVSNKFGLSEQSLFNELDVQKQITQNQTHHVQQQQKEKAAPKMEIVPLDQEKEDPFLYDVLFMENKLVDHMLMFGDIVLKRKNDQNEEYQITVIEEILHHFDEEQYAFLVKENEIIINQVKEGIQKEELRSGNFFVSFMDEEITTKVVDALIPLDELENWASRNIYPPNYGDKVADQIKGDVLLHKYRYIDYLIKETAKELDQHSSTDETKYFELIKKITLLKQASIRLSNMIEYSPIKGIYGDRKR, from the coding sequence ATGATTTCCAAGCAGAGTATAGATAAAATTTTCTCAACGATACGGGTAGAAGAAATAGTAGGAGAGTACGTTCAGTTGAAAAGAGCAGGGTCTAATTACAAAGGACTCAGCCCGTTTCATGAGGAGAAATCTCCAAGCTTTGTCGTTTCACCAAGCAAGCAGATCTGGAAGGATTTCTCCACAGGAAAAGGGGGAACCGCTATTTCCTTTTTAATGGAAATTGAAAACTTTACTTATCCTGAGGCTCTTCGCCACGCTGCCAAAAAATATGGAATTGAAATTGAGGAAGATCAGCGTGAGATTTCTGAAGAAGCAAAACATGCGCAGACCGAAAAAGATCTGCTGTATAAGATTCATGAAATTGCCAATACCTACTTTCAGGAGATACTTTGGGATGACGAAGAAGGCAGAAATATTGGTTTTGCTTACTTTAAAGAGAGAGAGCTGAAAGATGATATCATCAAAAAATTCCAGCTTGGATATTCCCCTGAAAAGAAAAATGCCTTTACAACATATGCCCTGGAAAAGGGTTATAGCAAAGAGATTCTTGAAAAATCAGGATTATCTATCTTTCCGGAAAATACACCTGCAGGAGTCGACCGATTTCGGGAAAGAGTTATTTTCCCGATCCATAGTTTTTCAGGAAGAGTGTTGGGTTTTGGGGCCAGAATTCTAAAGAATAATGTCAAAACGGCGAAATATCTCAACTCTCCGGAAACAGAGATTTACCATAAGTCCAATGTTCTTTATGGATTAAACCAGAGTAAACAATCCATCTCAAGAAAGAATGCCTGTCTTCTTGTGGAAGGTTATATGGATGTTATTTCACTCCATATGTCAGGCATTGAAAATGTGGTGGCGAGTTCCGGAACTTCTCTCACTACAGAGCAGATTAAGTTGATTAAAAGGCTTACGGAAAACGTAACCATTCTTTTTGATGGTGATAATGCCGGTATTAAAGCAAGTTTCCGAAGTATTGATATGTTGCTTACTGAAGGGATGAACATTCGTGTATTGCTCTTCCCTGATGGCGATGACCCGGATTCCTTTGCCCGAAAGCATCCGCAGGAATATGTTGAAAAATACATCGAAAATGAAGCGATGGATTTTATCGACTTTAAAGCGGAAATCCTGTTAAGGGACATCGGAAATGATCCTATTAAAAAGGCAGAAGCAATACGTGATATCGTAAAATCGGTTTCCTTTGTACAGAATGCGCTGAAAAGGGAAGTATATCTTAAGGAAGTTTCCAATAAATTCGGCCTTTCTGAGCAGAGTCTTTTTAATGAACTGGATGTTCAGAAGCAGATCACGCAGAACCAGACTCATCATGTTCAGCAGCAGCAAAAAGAAAAAGCGGCTCCGAAGATGGAGATTGTTCCTCTGGATCAGGAGAAAGAAGACCCTTTTCTGTATGATGTTCTGTTTATGGAAAATAAACTGGTAGATCATATGCTGATGTTTGGCGACATCGTATTGAAGAGAAAAAATGATCAGAATGAAGAATACCAGATTACGGTTATTGAAGAAATTCTCCATCATTTTGACGAGGAACAATATGCCTTTTTAGTGAAAGAAAATGAAATTATTATCAACCAGGTAAAGGAGGGAATTCAGAAGGAAGAATTGAGAAGTGGAAACTTTTTTGTATCTTTTATGGATGAAGAAATTACAACAAAGGTTGTAGATGCGTTGATTCCTTTGGATGAGCTTGAAAACTGGGCTTCCAGAAATATCTATCCCCCTAATTATGGTGATAAAGTGGCAGATCAGATTAAAGGTGATGTTCTGCTGCACAAATACAGATATATTGACTATTTAATCAAGGAAACGGCAAAAGAACTTGATCAGCATAGTAGTACAGATGAAACGAAATACTTTGAACTGATCAAAAAGATTACTTTATTGAAACAGGCTTCCATACGATTGAGCAATATGATCGAATATTCTCCTATCAAAGGCATTTATGGAGATCGAAAAAGATAG
- a CDS encoding histidine kinase, whose amino-acid sequence MGGNYYMIHDYLIFIGVFAIFFFLTTSIYLFSQNQKLKQRNTKLSETNKIIEQRLNEVRLEHIGTKLNPHLFKNILNSVQSHAYQTYMSLDKLANVLDYILYESNNKYVSPKEELNFALSLIEINKIKINPLFDFRIKSRVNKSDSVYEEKVFAPLISVDLIENAFKHTDFLAQDSFISIYLELENGIFTMKVSNKSSLKNILEKEKSGFGSQSLDQRLKMIYSTHYQLEKSSKNGIFTAELKINLGEFYDKVRYSG is encoded by the coding sequence ATGGGAGGCAATTACTACATGATTCATGATTACCTGATATTCATCGGAGTTTTTGCCATTTTCTTTTTTCTGACTACGAGTATTTATCTTTTCAGCCAGAATCAAAAGCTGAAACAGAGAAATACCAAACTGTCTGAGACGAATAAAATTATTGAACAGCGCCTGAATGAGGTTCGTCTGGAGCATATTGGCACCAAACTAAATCCTCATTTATTTAAAAACATACTCAATTCTGTTCAGTCTCATGCCTACCAGACGTATATGTCGCTGGACAAACTAGCCAATGTGCTGGATTACATTTTATATGAAAGCAATAATAAATATGTAAGCCCAAAGGAGGAACTGAATTTTGCATTAAGTCTTATCGAGATCAATAAAATCAAGATCAATCCTCTTTTCGATTTCAGGATCAAATCCAGGGTTAATAAGTCTGATTCTGTATATGAAGAAAAGGTTTTTGCCCCTTTGATCTCTGTCGATCTTATCGAAAATGCGTTTAAACATACGGATTTCCTTGCTCAGGACTCTTTTATTTCAATCTATCTGGAGCTTGAAAATGGTATTTTCACCATGAAAGTCAGCAATAAATCGTCATTAAAAAATATTCTGGAAAAGGAAAAAAGCGGTTTCGGAAGCCAGTCTTTGGATCAAAGGCTTAAAATGATTTACAGTACTCATTATCAGCTGGAAAAAAGTTCAAAAAACGGTATCTTCACTGCAGAATTAAAAATCAACTTAGGAGAATTTTATGATAAAGTGCGTTATTCTGGATGA
- the tsaE gene encoding tRNA (adenosine(37)-N6)-threonylcarbamoyltransferase complex ATPase subunit type 1 TsaE → MKIQSLQEWQQIVDEVIPSLKHNILLLKGNLGAGKTTFTQFLLKSLGSTDEVNSPTYSIVNEYMTSKGKVYHFDLYRLKNIEEVYDIGIEEYLDNSFLCIIEWPEVYEDELYGLNYHTMSIVNNGESREVLFD, encoded by the coding sequence ATGAAAATACAATCGTTACAAGAATGGCAGCAAATTGTAGATGAAGTCATTCCTAGTTTAAAACATAATATCCTTTTATTAAAGGGAAATCTTGGTGCAGGGAAAACTACCTTCACCCAATTTTTGCTTAAAAGCCTGGGAAGTACGGATGAAGTAAACTCACCTACTTATTCTATTGTGAATGAGTATATGACTTCAAAGGGGAAAGTATATCATTTTGATCTGTATCGTTTGAAAAACATTGAAGAAGTCTATGATATCGGTATCGAAGAGTACCTGGATAATTCCTTTCTCTGTATTATTGAGTGGCCGGAGGTTTATGAAGACGAACTGTACGGACTCAACTACCACACAATGAGTATTGTGAACAATGGTGAAAGCAGAGAAGTTTTATTCGACTAA
- a CDS encoding T9SS type A sorting domain-containing protein, translating into MKKQLCFLFIFIIINSFSYGQCFKEISAGNDYSLAIKNDGTLWAWGFNSLSQLGDGTTTSRSAPVQIGTATDWKTICAGSSYSAAIKTDGSLWMWGFNSSGQLGDGTSSSRLVPTQIGTSTNWKSISTGDGISLAIKTDGTLWAWGRNTDGILGDGTTIDRNTPTQIGTATNWKSISVGYSHSLAIKTDGTLWGWGHNGYGQVGNGSTTNKTIPVQIGTATDWQSIDAGYSYSVATKTNGTLWAWGYNHYGQLGDGTLADKHSPVQIGTGNNWQNISAGGRSVFAIKTDKTLWAWGENGFGQLGNGTMYTSVLVPTQNGTETNWQNISSGTKHTFVTKADGTSWLCGSNGSGQLADGTTTNRNTLISLACPTATLAVDETSTTSDHLKIHPNPVHDNLNISFDQKILTVMVYNMAGQQILTKAINDNKGTVDISSLGSGTYLVKINTDNDIAKTIKVIKR; encoded by the coding sequence ATGAAAAAACAATTATGCTTTCTATTTATCTTCATTATAATAAATAGTTTCTCTTATGGACAATGTTTCAAGGAAATCAGTGCTGGGAATGACTATTCATTGGCCATAAAAAATGATGGAACATTATGGGCATGGGGATTTAATAGTCTGAGTCAATTGGGCGATGGAACCACAACAAGTAGATCGGCTCCGGTTCAAATAGGAACAGCTACTGATTGGAAAACCATCTGTGCTGGTTCCAGCTATTCAGCAGCAATAAAAACAGATGGGAGCCTTTGGATGTGGGGATTTAATTCTTCCGGGCAATTAGGTGATGGAACCAGTAGTTCCAGGCTAGTTCCAACACAGATAGGGACATCAACGAATTGGAAAAGTATAAGTACTGGAGATGGAATTTCGTTAGCAATAAAAACAGACGGAACACTGTGGGCTTGGGGACGTAATACTGATGGAATATTGGGGGATGGTACAACCATCGACAGAAATACACCAACACAAATCGGAACTGCAACGAATTGGAAAAGCATCAGTGTTGGATATAGTCATTCACTGGCAATCAAAACAGATGGAACTCTATGGGGATGGGGACACAATGGCTATGGACAAGTAGGCAATGGATCAACAACAAACAAAACCATCCCGGTACAGATAGGAACAGCTACTGATTGGCAAAGTATTGATGCCGGTTATAGTTATTCTGTAGCCACAAAAACAAACGGAACCCTTTGGGCTTGGGGATATAATCACTATGGACAACTCGGAGATGGAACATTAGCTGATAAGCATTCACCAGTACAAATTGGAACAGGAAACAATTGGCAAAACATATCTGCTGGGGGGCGTTCTGTCTTTGCTATAAAAACCGATAAAACATTATGGGCATGGGGAGAAAATGGTTTCGGTCAATTAGGTAATGGTACCATGTATACGAGCGTTCTTGTACCAACACAAAACGGAACGGAGACTAATTGGCAAAATATATCATCCGGTACGAAACATACTTTCGTTACCAAAGCAGATGGTACATCTTGGCTATGTGGAAGCAATGGCAGCGGGCAATTAGCAGATGGAACTACCACCAATAGAAATACCCTTATTTCTCTGGCTTGCCCCACGGCTACCTTAGCAGTTGATGAGACTTCAACAACATCAGACCATCTAAAAATTCACCCTAATCCCGTACATGACAACTTAAATATTTCGTTTGACCAAAAGATTCTTACAGTTATGGTCTACAATATGGCAGGACAACAAATACTTACTAAAGCAATCAATGATAATAAAGGAACAGTGGATATTTCTTCTTTAGGATCCGGAACGTACCTGGTTAAGATAAATACAGATAATGATATTGCCAAAACGATAAAGGTAATCAAACGATAA
- a CDS encoding esterase-like activity of phytase family protein: MKKLLLPALVMTALFSCNKDDDNANNQDINYSKLPQEFAFTKMATINGVDVINGGFGSGAAAHPSRKGEFYVITDRGPNTDYLNGKKFLTPNFTPTIMHFKINAEGNIEVIKYIKLKNPSGQPITGLPNPVGMGSTGEVAYDATGNVLGTDKYGLDSESIVAAPDGTFWVSDEYGPHIVHYSAEGIEMERISPVGVNTGTRKLPAVLAKRRANRGMEGLCLTPDGRTLVGTMQSMMYVPNKTAAKNTTLTRIVTFDTVTGQTKQFLYKQDGGASDSVCDITALSNTEFLVIERDGNFGSQGGIKKVYRINIGGATDVTGSDFTAVDGMKVNNKALEECTWDELATAGIKAVSKTLAVNLVTKLGYEHDKFEGIVYLGNNKLAVFNDDDFGVVDDGNGNPKAKILPKTGKVDKGTMYVVDIQ; this comes from the coding sequence ATGAAAAAACTACTATTACCGGCGCTGGTTATGACCGCATTATTCTCTTGTAATAAAGATGATGACAATGCAAATAACCAGGATATCAATTATTCGAAGCTTCCTCAGGAGTTTGCTTTTACAAAAATGGCAACCATCAATGGAGTAGATGTGATCAATGGCGGATTTGGTTCCGGTGCAGCGGCTCATCCATCCAGGAAAGGAGAGTTTTATGTCATTACCGACCGTGGCCCGAATACAGATTATCTGAACGGTAAAAAGTTTTTGACCCCCAATTTTACCCCAACAATTATGCATTTTAAAATTAATGCCGAAGGAAATATTGAGGTAATCAAATATATTAAACTTAAAAATCCATCCGGGCAACCAATTACTGGATTACCAAACCCTGTAGGAATGGGAAGTACCGGAGAAGTTGCTTATGATGCAACAGGAAATGTCTTGGGAACAGATAAATATGGATTGGACAGTGAAAGTATTGTGGCAGCTCCAGACGGTACTTTCTGGGTTTCTGATGAGTATGGTCCGCATATCGTTCATTACAGCGCTGAAGGCATAGAAATGGAAAGAATAAGTCCGGTTGGAGTAAATACAGGAACGAGAAAACTGCCTGCGGTTTTAGCAAAAAGAAGAGCCAACAGAGGAATGGAAGGACTTTGCTTAACACCGGATGGAAGAACGTTGGTAGGTACTATGCAATCCATGATGTATGTTCCCAATAAAACTGCCGCAAAGAATACAACTTTAACGAGAATTGTGACTTTCGATACGGTTACCGGCCAGACTAAGCAGTTTTTATACAAGCAGGATGGTGGTGCTTCGGATTCTGTCTGTGATATTACAGCTTTAAGCAATACCGAATTCTTAGTGATAGAAAGAGATGGAAACTTTGGATCTCAGGGAGGAATCAAGAAAGTATACAGAATCAACATCGGCGGAGCAACCGATGTTACCGGATCTGATTTTACTGCCGTTGACGGAATGAAGGTGAATAATAAAGCATTGGAAGAATGTACCTGGGATGAACTTGCCACTGCAGGAATCAAAGCAGTTTCAAAAACATTAGCAGTAAATCTTGTTACAAAACTAGGGTATGAACATGATAAATTTGAAGGGATTGTTTATCTCGGAAATAATAAACTGGCTGTCTTCAATGATGATGACTTCGGAGTAGTAGATGACGGAAACGGGAACCCAAAAGCCAAAATTTTACCTAAAACAGGTAAAGTAGACAAAGGAACTATGTACGTAGTCGATATTCAATAA
- a CDS encoding DUF4258 domain-containing protein translates to MKKLKFYAIGFIPGLLIVFFILNKKGASCSGYLPNSRVIAESLSKEFKYSEEAKQAMITYKIDEKFVKDSIVTQGKVDFDRSHAQKKPCPDYLLLYPEKNPAYEISFEKCEETVTVNSLKKLK, encoded by the coding sequence ATGAAGAAACTGAAATTTTATGCAATAGGCTTCATTCCGGGGCTGTTGATCGTATTTTTTATTTTAAACAAAAAAGGAGCAAGCTGCAGCGGTTATCTGCCCAACAGTCGTGTGATTGCAGAATCACTCTCCAAAGAATTTAAATATTCTGAAGAGGCCAAACAAGCGATGATCACTTACAAGATTGATGAAAAGTTTGTAAAAGACAGCATTGTTACCCAGGGAAAAGTAGATTTTGACCGAAGTCATGCACAGAAAAAGCCATGTCCGGATTATCTTTTACTATACCCGGAAAAAAATCCGGCCTACGAAATCTCTTTTGAGAAATGTGAAGAAACGGTGACTGTAAACAGTCTTAAGAAGCTTAAATAG
- the clpP gene encoding ATP-dependent Clp endopeptidase proteolytic subunit ClpP yields MDIKKEFRDFSVKHLGNNGLVTDQYMGMYGPTNLTPYIMEERRLNVAQMDVFSRLMMDRIIFLGTGIDDQVANIVTAQLLFLESADPSKDIQIYINSPGGSVYAGLGIYDTMQIIKPDVATICTGMAASMGAVLLVAGEKGKRSALKHSRVMIHQPSGGAQGVASDMEINLREMLKLKQELYEIIGHHSGQTYEWVEKSSDRDYWMTSEEAKGYGMVDEVLQRSTEKK; encoded by the coding sequence ATGGACATTAAAAAGGAATTCAGAGATTTCTCTGTAAAACATTTAGGAAATAACGGTTTGGTTACCGATCAGTATATGGGAATGTATGGCCCAACGAATCTTACTCCGTACATCATGGAAGAAAGAAGATTAAATGTTGCTCAAATGGACGTTTTTTCTCGTTTGATGATGGACAGAATTATCTTCCTGGGAACAGGTATTGATGATCAGGTTGCCAATATCGTGACGGCTCAGCTTTTATTCTTAGAAAGTGCAGACCCGTCTAAAGATATTCAGATCTACATCAACTCTCCTGGAGGTAGCGTGTATGCAGGTCTTGGAATTTATGACACAATGCAGATCATTAAGCCGGATGTTGCGACAATCTGTACAGGTATGGCCGCTTCAATGGGAGCTGTATTATTGGTTGCCGGAGAAAAAGGAAAACGTTCTGCTCTTAAGCACTCAAGAGTAATGATTCACCAGCCGTCAGGAGGAGCACAAGGAGTTGCTTCTGATATGGAAATCAACCTGAGAGAAATGTTGAAATTAAAGCAGGAGCTTTATGAGATCATTGGTCACCATTCAGGACAAACATATGAGTGGGTTGAAAAATCTTCTGACAGAGACTACTGGATGACTTCTGAAGAAGCAAAAGGCTACGGAATGGTAGATGAGGTTTTACAGAGATCTACAGAGAAAAAATAA
- a CDS encoding T9SS type A sorting domain-containing protein — protein MKNIYSALLISFFGITSAQVGTLCSNPIVISSLPYTTTDDTANYADNYDPDPDNSPACSGSADEFGNYYHGGNDVIYSYTATSTGTIKIEIPGATGWTGLFVYNDCANIGLNYAACEGSVSDGDNIIVDNFAVTAGQTYYILISSWPDPQTVPYTLNVTSLTLSVNDVQMKKKQTGVYPNPAGRDLNFKSEKEITSATIYTMEGKKIQTPKVNNNSISIESLSTGSYIVEFTDRAGTTSTKIFIKK, from the coding sequence ATGAAAAACATTTACTCTGCTTTATTAATTTCTTTTTTTGGAATAACAAGCGCGCAGGTAGGAACTCTTTGCAGTAATCCTATTGTTATAAGCTCTTTACCGTATACCACTACGGACGACACAGCAAATTACGCAGACAATTATGACCCGGATCCTGATAACAGCCCCGCATGTAGTGGATCTGCGGATGAATTCGGGAATTATTACCATGGTGGAAATGATGTCATTTACTCTTACACTGCCACCTCTACCGGAACCATAAAAATTGAAATTCCCGGAGCAACCGGCTGGACCGGTTTGTTTGTTTATAACGACTGTGCCAATATTGGTTTAAATTATGCTGCCTGTGAAGGAAGTGTTAGTGATGGTGATAATATCATTGTCGACAATTTTGCAGTCACGGCAGGGCAGACCTATTATATACTGATTTCTTCATGGCCGGATCCACAAACAGTTCCTTATACTTTAAATGTAACTTCTCTTACGCTTTCCGTAAATGATGTACAAATGAAGAAGAAACAAACAGGAGTGTATCCTAATCCTGCAGGGAGAGATTTAAATTTTAAATCAGAAAAAGAGATCACATCTGCAACAATCTATACCATGGAAGGTAAAAAAATACAGACTCCAAAAGTGAATAATAACTCAATATCAATCGAAAGCCTTAGCACCGGAAGTTATATTGTGGAGTTTACAGACAGAGCAGGAACGACGTCTACCAAAATATTTATTAAAAAATAA